A window of the Aromatoleum aromaticum EbN1 genome harbors these coding sequences:
- the cofC gene encoding 2-phospho-L-lactate guanylyltransferase, which yields MWTILPAKNLCRAKQRLAGLLTPEERGGLFHAMLKDVLTVLCAHPAIEGVVVVSDDPAARRLAEQYRAEFLDESGLSATGLNAVVQAAAHRLAERGIDEVMVIHGDLPLINHAEITHLIDTHRSAPGPALTLAPDRQREGTNCLICTPASAIEFSYGASSLVKHARQAKKIGAAVHIVRLSGIGFDVDWPDDVLALIDQPELGAGRHTVLYLKDSDIAARAKTITCRSESIVA from the coding sequence ATGTGGACCATTCTGCCAGCCAAGAATCTCTGTCGGGCTAAGCAGCGCCTGGCCGGGCTCCTGACCCCGGAGGAACGGGGCGGACTGTTTCACGCCATGCTGAAGGACGTGCTGACGGTGCTCTGCGCACATCCGGCCATCGAGGGCGTGGTCGTGGTTTCCGATGATCCCGCGGCGCGCAGGCTGGCCGAGCAGTATCGGGCCGAGTTTCTCGACGAGTCCGGGCTTTCCGCCACCGGTCTCAACGCCGTCGTGCAGGCTGCGGCACACCGTCTGGCCGAACGCGGTATCGACGAGGTCATGGTGATCCACGGCGATCTGCCGCTCATCAACCACGCCGAGATCACGCACCTCATCGACACCCACCGCAGCGCGCCGGGGCCCGCATTGACGTTGGCGCCGGACCGGCAGCGCGAAGGCACCAACTGCCTAATCTGCACCCCCGCGAGCGCGATCGAGTTCAGCTACGGGGCTTCGAGTCTCGTTAAGCACGCGCGTCAGGCCAAGAAAATCGGCGCTGCCGTCCACATCGTGCGCTTGTCCGGCATCGGTTTCGATGTCGATTGGCCGGACGACGTGCTCGCCCTCATCGATCAGCCGGAGCTCGGCGCCGGCAGGCACACGGTTTTGTATCTTAAGGACAGTGACATTGCCGCACGGGCCAAGACCATTACATGCCGGAGCGAAAGCATCGTCGCCTGA
- a CDS encoding crotonase/enoyl-CoA hydratase family protein, producing MNDDILYRQKGHVVTLTMNQPEQRNPLTGNRIVEGFLDAIDRIQQDQSVRAVIVTGAGSAFSCGGNIKEMERQASGEIGGMDIRQGYRSGIQRLPLALFTLEVPVIAAINGSAIGAGLDVACMCDIRIASTQAKFAESFVKLGLIPGDGGAWLLPRVVGLSRAAELTFTGRTIDAEQALAWDLVSRVVPADELLTAAHELAAQIAANPPHAVRLAKRLMREALHTRLDTLLEMSAAFQVLAHQAPDHKEAVAAFLEKRAPVFGMAKED from the coding sequence ATGAACGATGACATTCTGTACCGCCAGAAAGGCCATGTTGTCACCCTGACGATGAATCAACCCGAGCAGCGCAACCCCCTGACTGGCAATCGCATCGTGGAGGGTTTTCTTGATGCCATCGACCGCATACAGCAGGACCAGAGCGTTCGCGCGGTGATTGTCACCGGTGCCGGCAGCGCCTTTTCCTGCGGGGGGAACATCAAGGAGATGGAACGCCAGGCCTCAGGCGAGATCGGTGGGATGGACATTCGGCAGGGCTACCGCAGCGGAATCCAGCGCCTGCCGCTGGCGCTGTTCACCCTTGAGGTCCCGGTCATTGCCGCGATCAACGGCTCGGCTATCGGCGCCGGCTTGGACGTGGCCTGCATGTGCGATATCCGCATCGCCTCGACCCAAGCCAAGTTCGCCGAGAGCTTCGTCAAGCTCGGCCTGATTCCCGGCGACGGCGGCGCCTGGCTGCTGCCACGGGTTGTCGGTCTGTCACGCGCGGCAGAGCTCACCTTTACCGGCCGGACGATCGACGCGGAGCAGGCTTTGGCTTGGGATCTCGTGTCTCGCGTAGTTCCCGCGGACGAGTTGCTAACTGCCGCCCATGAGCTGGCCGCGCAAATCGCCGCCAATCCGCCGCACGCGGTGCGCTTGGCCAAACGGCTGATGCGGGAGGCCCTGCATACGCGCTTGGACACGCTATTGGAGATGTCCGCTGCGTTCCAAGTGTTGGCCCACCAGGCACCCGACCACAAGGAAGCCGTTGCGGCATTCCTGGAGAAGCGTGCCCCGGTCTTTGGCATGGCAAAGGAGGATTGA